A DNA window from Agarivorans sp. TSD2052 contains the following coding sequences:
- the lpxK gene encoding tetraacyldisaccharide 4'-kinase: protein MKFWYQACRQHPVKTGLLLPLSYLFRLVTALRRLAFRCGILKVYQAKVPVVVVGNISVGGNGKTPVVLALVEAAKQQGFRPGVVSRGYGAKAPSYPYNVGRNSLPAHCGDEPLLIHLRTECPVVVDPNRSQACQAIIEHDVNLIICDDGMQHYALGRDLEIAVIDAERRLGNRLCLPAGPLREPPVRLRSVDMIVTNGQPAFSSDSFELTLQACPIRRVNDNTLADNLTFADLAFAGIGNPKRFFESLKQLGIEVSEQLALSDHRRLEPEQQREFFNKTLIMTEKDAIKYRQSAGENWYYLPVDSKLPESFYQRFFSLLQEKTDVRRS from the coding sequence GTGAAGTTTTGGTACCAAGCATGTAGGCAGCACCCAGTGAAAACTGGCTTGTTGCTGCCACTGAGTTACTTGTTCCGATTGGTTACCGCTCTTCGTCGCTTAGCATTTCGATGCGGCATTCTAAAGGTTTACCAAGCCAAGGTGCCTGTAGTCGTTGTAGGCAATATTAGTGTTGGTGGTAACGGAAAAACACCGGTAGTGCTAGCGCTAGTTGAGGCGGCAAAGCAGCAGGGCTTTCGCCCCGGAGTCGTCAGCAGAGGCTATGGAGCTAAAGCGCCCAGTTATCCTTATAATGTGGGTAGAAATAGCTTGCCTGCGCACTGTGGGGATGAGCCTCTACTCATCCACCTACGCACAGAATGTCCAGTGGTGGTCGACCCCAATCGCTCGCAAGCCTGCCAAGCTATAATTGAGCATGACGTAAACCTAATTATTTGTGATGATGGTATGCAGCATTACGCCTTAGGTCGTGACCTTGAAATTGCTGTTATTGATGCTGAACGACGCTTAGGTAATCGTTTGTGTCTACCGGCTGGACCTTTAAGAGAGCCACCAGTTCGGCTTCGCTCGGTAGATATGATAGTGACGAATGGACAACCGGCTTTTTCCAGTGACAGCTTTGAGTTAACACTGCAAGCTTGCCCCATTAGACGAGTGAACGATAATACCTTGGCCGACAACTTAACGTTCGCAGATCTTGCGTTCGCTGGTATAGGCAATCCGAAGCGCTTTTTCGAATCGCTTAAACAGTTAGGTATTGAGGTCTCGGAACAGTTAGCCTTGAGTGATCATCGACGACTGGAGCCTGAGCAGCAGCGAGAGTTTTTCAATAAAACACTGATTATGACTGAAAAAGATGCGATAAAATATCGTCAATCCGCAGGTGAAAATTGGTATTATTTGCCAGTTGATAGCAAGTTGCCAGAGAGCTTTTATCAACGATTCTTTAGTTTATTACAGGAAAAAACTGATGTCCGTCGATCATAA
- the msbA gene encoding lipid A export permease/ATP-binding protein MsbA: protein MIPETATDTKANYLRLLSYVKDRKIGLIVAIIGMIGYGAVDTLFVYSIKPLIDEGLTGNNPAILTYMPIFVLGIVLLRGLCGFASSYGMSWVGGHLVMKIQRQIFNHLMLMPVSFFDKNPTGTLLSKITYDSNQVSTAATASLVNLVRESATIIGLLCLMFYNSWQLSLIFFVIGPPVGFAISMVSRRFRKISTHLQHAVGNVTTTTEQMLNGHREILSFGGQPKEEQRFNEASNMIRRQQMKMATVGAIANPAVQFIASIGLSIVLFAASSPELVAELSPGTFTIIVTSMMMLLKPLRVITQLNNDVQRAMAACTSLFTVLDMDTETDTGRHEVSAVNGDICFKDVSFKYPTKNELVLKGINLNIEAGQTVALVGRSGSGKTTIASLLPKLYEVTSGAVLIDGLPVQDYRLKSLRNQFAQVSQTVHLFSGTIAENIGYAKDGASREEIERVAEMANVSSFVEKFEDGYDTMIGEKGVMLSGGQRQRIAIARALLKDSPILILDEATSALDTESERKIQQAIDRVCSDRTAIVIAHRLSTIESADMIVVLDEGVIVEQGSHAELMDIKGTYYQLHQIQFGEK from the coding sequence ATGATTCCAGAAACAGCTACCGATACAAAAGCAAATTATCTGCGCCTACTGAGCTACGTTAAAGATCGCAAGATTGGCTTGATAGTTGCCATTATTGGCATGATTGGTTATGGCGCCGTAGATACCTTATTTGTCTATTCGATTAAGCCGCTTATAGACGAAGGACTGACGGGCAATAACCCGGCAATACTCACTTATATGCCGATTTTTGTTTTAGGCATTGTACTACTACGTGGGCTATGTGGCTTTGCCAGTAGTTATGGCATGTCTTGGGTGGGTGGTCACCTTGTGATGAAGATCCAGCGACAGATATTTAATCACTTAATGTTGATGCCCGTTTCATTTTTTGACAAAAACCCGACCGGAACTCTTTTGTCCAAAATTACCTATGACTCAAACCAAGTAAGCACGGCTGCAACCGCTAGCTTGGTTAACTTAGTGCGAGAAAGCGCCACCATAATTGGCTTGTTATGCTTAATGTTTTATAACAGCTGGCAACTATCTCTAATCTTTTTTGTCATTGGTCCTCCGGTAGGTTTTGCCATTAGCATGGTCAGTCGACGTTTTCGTAAAATTAGTACGCATTTGCAACATGCGGTGGGTAATGTCACCACCACTACTGAACAAATGTTAAATGGCCATCGTGAAATATTGTCCTTTGGCGGGCAACCCAAAGAAGAACAACGCTTTAACGAAGCGAGCAATATGATTCGTCGCCAACAAATGAAAATGGCAACGGTAGGCGCGATTGCCAACCCTGCGGTTCAGTTTATCGCGTCGATTGGTTTATCTATTGTATTATTTGCCGCTTCGTCACCTGAGTTAGTTGCCGAACTGTCTCCTGGTACTTTCACTATTATCGTCACGTCGATGATGATGTTGCTCAAACCTCTGCGTGTGATTACCCAGCTAAATAATGATGTACAACGGGCTATGGCTGCCTGTACTAGCCTATTTACCGTGTTAGATATGGATACCGAAACAGATACTGGTAGGCATGAAGTGTCTGCGGTTAACGGTGATATTTGTTTCAAAGATGTTTCTTTTAAATACCCCACTAAGAATGAATTGGTATTAAAAGGAATAAACTTAAATATTGAAGCTGGTCAAACGGTGGCGCTAGTGGGTCGATCAGGTAGCGGTAAAACCACTATTGCAAGCCTACTACCTAAATTATACGAAGTAACCAGTGGAGCGGTATTAATCGATGGCCTCCCTGTTCAAGATTACCGCTTAAAAAGTCTACGAAATCAATTTGCTCAAGTTTCTCAAACAGTACATTTGTTTAGTGGCACTATTGCTGAAAATATCGGTTACGCCAAAGACGGTGCAAGCCGAGAAGAGATAGAAAGAGTGGCTGAAATGGCCAACGTTTCAAGTTTTGTTGAAAAATTTGAAGATGGTTATGACACGATGATTGGAGAAAAAGGCGTCATGTTGTCTGGCGGTCAAAGACAACGTATCGCTATTGCTCGTGCTTTACTTAAGGATTCACCAATATTGATTCTTGACGAAGCGACATCAGCACTCGATACCGAGTCAGAGCGTAAAATCCAACAAGCTATCGATAGAGTGTGTTCAGATCGCACTGCTATCGTCATTGCTCACCGTTTATCTACTATTGAAAGCGCAGATATGATTGTTGTACTAGACGAAGGGGTAATTGTAGAGCAAGGTAGCCATGCTGAGTTGATGGACATAAAAGGAACTTATTACCAGCTTCATCAAATTCAGTTTGGTGAGAAGTAG
- a CDS encoding DUF2947 domain-containing protein, which yields MNYIALSEHKKAWIFRRTDLPISEDDTTAIKPMTEERAAVLWKDLVSKQVDHPDFFKKGDWAFSLDTWSEQGNWEDVWDSQQKSLPDELLEHLQWQDNTVVYYCNDQRSVIETTWDVFKRCWKNFLFMDDGALLIAKKRSEVAQFLSNGSYQLGHKPK from the coding sequence ATGAATTATATTGCCTTAAGTGAACACAAAAAAGCGTGGATATTTCGCCGAACCGACCTACCTATCAGCGAAGACGATACCACAGCGATTAAACCTATGACCGAAGAACGAGCGGCTGTTCTATGGAAAGATCTGGTGAGTAAGCAGGTAGACCACCCCGACTTTTTTAAAAAAGGTGATTGGGCTTTTAGCCTAGACACATGGAGTGAACAGGGTAATTGGGAAGATGTCTGGGATAGCCAGCAAAAGTCACTTCCCGATGAGTTACTTGAGCATTTACAGTGGCAAGATAACACAGTGGTTTATTATTGTAATGATCAGCGCTCAGTGATTGAAACCACTTGGGATGTATTTAAGCGGTGTTGGAAAAACTTTTTGTTCATGGATGATGGGGCTTTACTTATTGCAAAAAAACGCAGCGAAGTGGCTCAGTTTTTGTCTAATGGCAGTTACCAGTTAGGTCATAAACCTAAGTAG
- the sdhC gene encoding succinate dehydrogenase cytochrome b556 subunit encodes MHCPEPDFIIIIILKDLSGQRIVKIKQRPVNLDLQTIRFPITAIASILHRVSGVITFFALAILLGLLAESLHSAEGFANVLSIMDNFFVKLILWASLTALMYHIVGGIRHLIMDMGYWEELDSASSSAKISFIVTAVLALIMGVIVW; translated from the coding sequence ATGCACTGTCCAGAGCCTGACTTTATAATCATAATAATACTCAAGGACCTGAGTGGGCAGAGAATCGTGAAAATAAAACAAAGACCAGTAAACCTCGACCTACAAACCATCAGATTTCCCATTACTGCTATTGCATCCATCTTGCATCGTGTTTCCGGTGTGATTACTTTCTTCGCCTTAGCTATTTTGTTAGGCCTACTCGCAGAGTCCCTTCACTCTGCAGAGGGTTTTGCAAATGTGCTGTCTATAATGGATAACTTCTTTGTAAAGTTAATCTTGTGGGCAAGCTTAACGGCGCTGATGTATCACATTGTGGGTGGAATACGCCACTTGATCATGGATATGGGCTATTGGGAAGAGTTAGACAGTGCCTCGTCTAGCGCTAAAATCTCATTCATTGTCACCGCTGTATTAGCGTTAATAATGGGAGTAATCGTATGGTAA
- the kdsB gene encoding 3-deoxy-manno-octulosonate cytidylyltransferase, with translation MKFVVVIPARYQSTRLPAKPLQDIAGKTMIERVYLQACQSGAERVVIATDDQRIVTEAQRFGAEVVLTAATHESGTERLAEVCDKLAFDADTIVVNVQGDEPLIPPAVISQVAGLLDAAPDVKMASLSVPITHDTDIHDPNVVKVVCDKQEHALYFSRAAVPHERDGDWQIGSHFRHIGIYAYRAHFVGEYLKLTPSPLEKMEKLEQLRVLWHGYKIKMATAIETPAHGVDTPEDLEKVRALLS, from the coding sequence ATGAAGTTTGTAGTGGTTATTCCTGCTCGTTACCAGTCTACCCGTTTACCTGCTAAGCCTTTGCAAGACATTGCCGGAAAAACCATGATTGAGCGGGTCTATCTTCAAGCTTGTCAATCAGGGGCTGAACGGGTGGTCATTGCCACCGATGACCAACGTATCGTTACTGAAGCGCAACGTTTTGGTGCTGAAGTGGTATTGACCGCAGCAACTCATGAGTCTGGTACAGAGCGCTTAGCTGAGGTGTGTGACAAGCTAGCATTTGATGCCGATACAATTGTCGTTAATGTACAAGGCGATGAGCCTCTCATTCCACCGGCTGTTATTAGTCAGGTTGCAGGTTTATTAGACGCTGCTCCGGATGTGAAGATGGCAAGTTTATCGGTACCCATCACTCATGATACTGATATTCACGACCCCAATGTGGTGAAGGTTGTTTGTGATAAACAAGAGCATGCTTTATATTTCAGTCGAGCAGCAGTGCCGCATGAACGTGATGGCGACTGGCAAATAGGTTCGCATTTTCGCCATATCGGTATTTATGCCTATCGCGCCCATTTCGTCGGCGAGTATTTGAAACTCACTCCTTCACCATTAGAAAAGATGGAAAAGTTAGAGCAGTTACGGGTGTTGTGGCATGGTTATAAAATAAAGATGGCAACCGCCATTGAAACACCCGCTCATGGCGTTGACACCCCGGAAGATTTAGAAAAAGTACGTGCCTTACTAAGCTAA
- the sdhD gene encoding succinate dehydrogenase, hydrophobic membrane anchor protein, which produces MVTNAATFGRSGVHDFLLIRATAIILTLYTLYIIGFIACTDVTYQSWSGFFAWLPTKVFTLLALLSMLIHAWIGLWQVLTDYVKCAALRMGLQFSLTVLALVYVASGLFIIWG; this is translated from the coding sequence ATGGTAACTAACGCTGCAACATTTGGCCGAAGTGGAGTGCATGACTTTTTGCTCATCCGCGCAACAGCCATAATTTTAACTTTATACACCCTTTATATTATTGGCTTTATTGCGTGTACTGACGTGACTTACCAATCTTGGAGTGGTTTTTTCGCTTGGCTTCCAACCAAAGTTTTCACACTGCTAGCACTGCTATCTATGCTCATCCATGCTTGGATTGGCTTATGGCAAGTACTCACTGATTATGTGAAATGTGCGGCATTGCGAATGGGTTTACAGTTTTCTTTAACAGTTCTAGCGCTTGTTTACGTAGCTAGTGGCTTGTTTATTATTTGGGGGTAG
- the sdhA gene encoding succinate dehydrogenase flavoprotein subunit: protein MAITIREFDAVVIGAGGAGMRAALQISEEGKSCALISKVFPTRSHTVSAQGGITVALGNSHKDNWQWHMYDTVKGSDYIGDQDAIEYMCNVGPEVIIELEKMGLPFSRFEDGSIYQRPFGGQSKEFGGEQAARTAAAADRTGHALLHTLYQQNVKKKTTIFSEWYALDLVKNADGDVVGCTAMDIDSGEVVYFKAKATVLATGGAGRIFASTTNAHINTGDGVGMALRAGVPIQDMEMWQFHPTGIAGAGVLVTEGCRGEGGYLLNKDGERFMERYAPNAKDLAGRDVVARSMMTEIREGRGCEGPWGPHIKLKLDHLGEEVLESRLPGICELSRTFAHVDPVKEPIPVIPTCHYQMGGVPCNVNGQAITQNDKGEDEIITGLFAVGEIACVSVHGANRLGGNSLLDLVVFGRAAGKFLGEYLNDDINMVDATDAELEAAMARYNRWENSTADGEDPVQIRKDLQQCMQLNFSVFREGESMAQGLEELQAIRKRLENARLDDKSTDFNTQRVECLELDNLMATAIATAHAANFRTESRGAHSRFDYPERDDANWLCHSLFSPDTESMGRREVNMSPNLREAFEPKIRTY, encoded by the coding sequence GTGGCTATTACTATTCGAGAATTCGATGCCGTAGTTATTGGCGCTGGCGGCGCAGGTATGCGTGCCGCTTTACAAATTTCAGAAGAGGGCAAATCTTGCGCTCTTATATCTAAAGTATTTCCTACGCGCTCTCACACCGTATCAGCCCAAGGCGGTATTACGGTGGCCTTAGGCAATTCACATAAAGATAATTGGCAATGGCACATGTACGATACTGTCAAAGGTTCAGACTACATTGGTGACCAAGACGCTATTGAGTATATGTGTAATGTGGGCCCAGAAGTCATCATTGAATTAGAAAAAATGGGATTACCCTTTTCTCGATTCGAAGACGGTTCTATCTACCAACGACCATTTGGTGGTCAATCTAAAGAGTTTGGTGGCGAACAAGCTGCGCGCACAGCGGCTGCAGCAGACCGCACCGGTCATGCTTTGTTGCATACGCTGTATCAACAAAATGTTAAGAAAAAGACCACCATCTTTTCAGAATGGTATGCACTAGATTTAGTGAAAAATGCTGACGGCGATGTTGTCGGTTGTACCGCAATGGATATCGACAGCGGTGAAGTGGTGTACTTTAAAGCCAAAGCCACTGTGTTGGCGACTGGCGGAGCAGGACGAATTTTTGCTTCTACCACTAATGCCCACATTAACACCGGCGACGGCGTAGGCATGGCCTTGCGTGCTGGTGTACCGATTCAAGATATGGAAATGTGGCAGTTCCACCCAACGGGTATCGCTGGAGCGGGTGTATTGGTGACAGAAGGTTGTCGTGGCGAAGGCGGTTATCTACTCAACAAAGACGGCGAACGCTTTATGGAGCGTTACGCACCAAATGCTAAAGATTTAGCCGGTCGTGATGTTGTCGCTCGCTCTATGATGACTGAAATCCGAGAAGGTCGTGGTTGTGAAGGCCCATGGGGTCCGCACATTAAACTCAAACTTGACCATTTAGGTGAAGAAGTTTTAGAGAGTCGTTTACCCGGTATTTGTGAACTATCTCGTACCTTTGCTCACGTTGATCCAGTTAAAGAACCTATCCCTGTTATTCCGACTTGTCATTATCAAATGGGGGGAGTGCCGTGTAATGTTAATGGTCAAGCCATAACCCAAAATGACAAGGGTGAAGACGAAATTATTACGGGCTTATTTGCGGTAGGTGAAATTGCTTGTGTATCGGTACATGGAGCTAACCGACTTGGTGGTAATTCTCTACTTGATTTAGTGGTATTTGGTCGCGCTGCGGGTAAGTTCCTTGGTGAGTATCTTAATGATGACATCAATATGGTTGACGCAACAGACGCAGAGTTAGAGGCTGCTATGGCGCGTTATAATCGTTGGGAAAACTCTACGGCCGACGGTGAAGACCCGGTGCAAATTCGTAAAGACTTACAGCAATGTATGCAACTTAACTTTTCGGTATTCCGAGAAGGTGAGTCGATGGCTCAGGGCCTTGAAGAGCTTCAAGCAATTCGTAAACGTCTCGAAAACGCGCGTCTTGATGATAAATCAACAGACTTTAATACTCAGCGAGTAGAGTGTTTGGAATTAGATAATCTTATGGCAACGGCTATCGCAACTGCCCATGCTGCTAATTTCCGTACTGAGAGCCGTGGCGCACATAGTCGTTTCGATTACCCTGAACGTGATGATGCAAATTGGCTATGCCACTCGTTGTTTAGTCCAGATACTGAGTCCATGGGGCGTCGTGAGGTGAATATGTCACCTAATCTACGTGAAGCATTTGAACCTAAAATTCGCACATATTAA
- a CDS encoding Trm112 family protein, translating into MSVDHNLLEIVACPLCKGKLHYDKVNNELVCKFDRLAYPIKDSIPVLLADEAREMSASELPQ; encoded by the coding sequence ATGTCCGTCGATCATAATTTGTTAGAAATTGTTGCTTGTCCGCTGTGTAAAGGTAAATTGCATTACGACAAAGTGAATAATGAATTAGTCTGTAAATTTGACCGCTTGGCTTACCCTATCAAGGATTCAATCCCGGTGTTACTGGCTGATGAAGCGCGAGAAATGTCTGCCAGTGAGTTGCCTCAATGA
- a CDS encoding succinate dehydrogenase iron-sulfur subunit: MNVNFSLYRYNPDTDAKPKMKSYQLEVPEGSDMMVLDALILLKEQDPSIAFRRSCREGVCGSDGINMNGKNGLACITPLSDLLGKGDIVIRPLPGLPVVRDLVVDMGQFYDNYARIKPFLINDEQIPPAREHLQSPEEREKIDGMYECILCACCSTSCPSFWWNPDKFVGPAGLLAAYRWLADSRDTATDERLAELDDAFSVFRCHGIMNCVSVCPKGLNPTKAIGHIKSMLIKRAV; this comes from the coding sequence ATGAACGTTAATTTTTCTTTGTACCGCTACAACCCAGATACTGATGCAAAGCCAAAGATGAAGTCATATCAGCTTGAGGTCCCTGAGGGCTCTGATATGATGGTACTAGATGCTTTGATTTTACTTAAAGAACAAGACCCTAGCATAGCTTTTCGTCGCTCTTGCCGCGAAGGGGTTTGTGGTTCAGATGGTATCAACATGAATGGCAAAAATGGTTTGGCATGCATTACACCGCTGTCAGATCTCTTAGGAAAAGGGGATATTGTGATCCGCCCCCTTCCTGGTCTACCTGTAGTCCGCGACCTAGTTGTGGATATGGGGCAATTTTATGATAACTATGCTCGCATTAAGCCGTTTTTGATTAATGATGAGCAAATTCCACCGGCTCGTGAGCATTTACAGAGCCCAGAAGAGCGCGAAAAGATAGATGGTATGTACGAATGTATCCTTTGTGCATGTTGTTCTACTTCTTGCCCATCTTTTTGGTGGAATCCCGACAAATTTGTTGGCCCAGCTGGCTTGTTAGCCGCTTATCGTTGGTTGGCAGATAGTCGTGATACAGCAACAGATGAACGCCTAGCAGAATTAGATGATGCATTTAGCGTTTTTCGTTGCCATGGCATCATGAATTGTGTAAGTGTTTGTCCTAAAGGATTAAACCCGACAAAAGCTATCGGTCACATTAAATCGATGCTGATAAAACGGGCTGTTTAG
- a CDS encoding citrate synthase encodes MADNKATLTLPGQEAYDLPIMSGTAGHDVIDVRTLGKKGYFTFDPGFLATASCESKITYIDGEQGILLHRGYSIEDLAKHADYLEVCYILLFGERPNVEQYEKFKTTVTRHTMVHEQLIHFFQGFRRDSHPMAIMVGVVGALSAFYHDSMDITNERHREIAAYRLISKMPTLAAMSYKYSAGQPFVYPRNDLSYAANFLNMMFSVPTEEYKVSAVVEKAMDRIFTLHADHEQNASTSTVRLAGSSGANPFACIAAGIACLWGPAHGGANEACLNMLEEIGSVDRIPEFIQRAKDKNDPFRLMGFGHRVYKNYDPRATVMRESCHEVLNELNIDDPLLDVAMELERIALSDPYFKEKKLFPNVDFYSGIVLKAIGIPVSMFTVIFALSRTVGWIAHWKEMMEESTQRIGRPRQLYTGEPQRPFK; translated from the coding sequence ATGGCTGACAATAAAGCCACCCTAACGCTACCAGGCCAAGAGGCATATGATTTGCCTATTATGTCTGGTACAGCAGGACATGACGTAATTGATGTTCGAACACTAGGTAAGAAAGGGTATTTTACCTTTGACCCAGGTTTCTTAGCGACCGCTTCATGTGAATCAAAAATCACCTACATCGATGGTGAGCAAGGCATTTTGTTGCATAGAGGTTACTCTATCGAAGACCTAGCAAAACATGCTGATTACCTTGAAGTTTGTTACATTCTATTATTCGGCGAGCGACCAAACGTCGAGCAATACGAAAAATTCAAAACCACCGTCACTCGCCATACTATGGTGCATGAACAGCTGATTCACTTTTTCCAAGGCTTCCGTCGTGATTCACACCCAATGGCTATTATGGTTGGTGTGGTTGGCGCATTATCTGCGTTTTATCATGACTCAATGGATATCACCAACGAACGCCACCGTGAAATCGCGGCTTACCGCTTGATTTCAAAAATGCCGACTCTTGCTGCAATGAGCTACAAGTATTCAGCAGGACAACCCTTCGTTTATCCTCGCAACGATTTAAGCTACGCAGCAAACTTCCTTAATATGATGTTTTCAGTACCTACTGAAGAATATAAGGTGAGTGCTGTTGTAGAAAAAGCCATGGACCGCATTTTTACCCTACATGCAGACCATGAACAAAATGCTTCAACTTCTACGGTTCGTTTAGCGGGCTCTTCTGGTGCAAACCCATTTGCTTGTATCGCTGCTGGCATAGCCTGTCTATGGGGTCCTGCTCACGGTGGAGCTAATGAAGCTTGTTTGAACATGCTCGAAGAAATTGGTTCGGTAGATCGCATACCAGAATTTATTCAACGTGCTAAAGACAAGAATGACCCGTTCCGTTTAATGGGCTTTGGTCATCGGGTTTACAAAAACTACGATCCACGCGCTACCGTTATGCGTGAAAGTTGTCATGAAGTACTCAACGAACTAAACATTGATGATCCATTATTGGATGTAGCAATGGAATTAGAACGTATCGCGTTGTCTGACCCCTACTTCAAAGAGAAGAAGTTATTCCCTAATGTTGACTTCTACTCAGGCATCGTTTTAAAAGCGATCGGCATTCCAGTCAGTATGTTTACTGTGATTTTTGCTCTTTCTCGTACCGTGGGCTGGATTGCACACTGGAAAGAAATGATGGAAGAGTCTACGCAACGCATTGGTCGACCAAGACAGTTATATACTGGCGAACCTCAACGACCATTTAAGTAG